From a region of the Oxyura jamaicensis isolate SHBP4307 breed ruddy duck chromosome 1 unlocalized genomic scaffold, BPBGC_Ojam_1.0 oxy1_random_OJ106550, whole genome shotgun sequence genome:
- the LOC118156922 gene encoding protein Tob2-like, giving the protein MHLEIKVALNFIISYLYNKLPRRRADLFGEELERLLKKKYEGHWYPEKPLKGSGYRCVHIGETVDPVVELAAKRSGLAVEDVRANVPEELSVWIDPFEVSYQIGEKGSVKVLYLDDSEGCQAAELDKEIKSSFNPDAQVFVPIGSQDNSLSNSPSPSFGQSPSPTFIPRSAQPITFTTATFAATKFGSTKMKKGGGAGGGGSGAGAAPQPRMVRSPTTNLLKHKGLSLSMHSLNFVGSAGSQAPQSQLSPNAKEFVYSGGSPGAGGLFFDGGAGESQASSIPPASQFGAGAGGTFDMAQVFGGSTNSLFLEKSPFVEGLSYNLNAMQYPSQSFQPVVLAN; this is encoded by the coding sequence ATGCATCTGGAGATTAAAGTTGCTCTTAACTTCATCATCTCATACCTGTACAACAAGCTTCCTCGGAGGCGGGCGGACCTGTTCGGTGAGGAGCTAGAGCGCctgctgaagaagaaatatgagGGTCACTGGTACCCGGAGAAGCCTCTGAAGGGATCGGGCTATCGCTGCGTCCACATCGGGGAGACGGTGGACCCGGTGGTGGAGCTGGCGGCCAAGCGCAGCGGGCTGGCGGTGGAGGATGTGCGCGCCAACGTGCCGGAGGAGCTGAGCGTCTGGATCGATCCTTTCGAGGTGTCCTACCAGATCGGCGAGAAGGGCTCCGTCAAGGTCCTCTACCTGGACGACAGCGAGGGCTGCCAAGCCGCGGAGCTGGACAAAGAAATCAAGAGCAGCTTCAACCCCGACGCCCAGGTGTTCGTCCCCATCGGCAGCCAGGACAACTCGCTGTCCAACTCCCCGTCCCCCTCCTTCGGCCAGTCGCCCAGCCCCACCTTCATCCCGCGCTCTGCGCAGCCCATCACCTTCACCACCGCCACGTTCGCCGCCACCAAGTTTGGCTCGACCAAGATGAAGAAGGGCGGAGGAGCcgggggagggggcagcggaGCGGGGGCCGCGCCGCAGCCGAGGATGGTCCGGTCTCCCACCACCAACCTGCTGAAGCACAAGGGCCTCTCCCTGTCCATGCACTCTCTGAACTTCGTCGGGAGCGCTGGGAGCCAAGCCCCGCAGTCGCAGCTCTCCCCCAACGCCAAGGAGTTCGTTTACAGCGGCGGCTCGCCGGGAGCCGGCGGCCTCTTCTTCGACGGCGGTGCCGGCGAGagccaggccagcagcatcccgCCGGCCTCGCAGTTCGGCGCCGGCGCGGGCGGCACCTTCGATATGGCTCAGGTCTTCGGCGGCAGCACCAACAGCCTCTTCTTGGAGAAGTCTCCCTTCGTGGAAGGACTCAGCTACAACCTGAACGCCATGCAGTACCCCAGCCAGTCGTTCCAGCCTGTCGTCCTGGCCAACTGA